In Scyliorhinus canicula chromosome 3, sScyCan1.1, whole genome shotgun sequence, the DNA window GATTTGATGTAAAAGTTGTTTTGAACTTGTTCAGTTATAAATATGCATAACTAGATATAGACCTGAAATAGAGAGTATCACTTTTAAAAATCTAGCGAGTAAAGTTCTGTCATTTGTTCACTTCACAGCTGGAGCAACAGGAATGAATTTGCGATGTAATTGCATCAAAATACACTCGACGCCCATTCATCCAAAGTTCATACAGGATCTTAAGATTTTTGAAAGTGGACCCCACTGTCCTAATGTGGAGATCATGTAAGTATTTATTAAGCAACGTCCTTAGACAGCTTCTGTTTCTTGCACTAACGATATTTAATCTGGACTATCGAGCAGGTCATTTCAGCTAATTGttattgtttttttctttccTCAGTGTCAGTGTCAAAGGTCATAAAGTCTGTCTGAATCCGAAGGCACCTTGGGTGAAGATGATTGTTAAAAGATAGTAAGTTCTTTGTGTTACTTAATCTGAGCAACAATAATGTTAAGGGGGGAATTTGGGCAAGATTTTAATTCAC includes these proteins:
- the LOC119963757 gene encoding interleukin-8-like, which produces MISKVTLTILILFALYMVPKQAGATGMNLRCNCIKIHSTPIHPKFIQDLKIFESGPHCPNVEIIVSVKGHKVCLNPKAPWVKMIVKRYFKKQANFSEEEVNV